CACTGACCTCAGGATTCCCTGGAAGTCAGTGGAAAAGAAGGTTTGCCAAGACCATCCTCTTAATGAAACCATCCTGGTAAGTCAGTGAAGGATGGAGAAGGGGAGTGAGCTGGATGGGATCGGAGAAGAGAAATCTCTTTCCTTCCCGGatgcccagagagagagagagaaagagaagtgactGAGACCAATTCTATACCCTGCGAGCAGACAAAAGGCACAGAGGGCAGACCTCTGTGCCAGGTCATATGGAAGAAAAGCATTTAGAGTCTGCAGCTGGGGGCACCTGCACAAATGGGAGAGATGCTGAAACAGCTTTCTCCAGCGCAGCGGTTCTCCAAGTGTAGTCtcaggccagcagcatcagcatcctcAGGGAACTTCTAGAAGTGCTGGTCCTTGAGCCCTAGCCCAGACACTCCAAGGAGTGGGCCCAGCCACCTGTGTCTGAACTAGCCCTCTAGGGTACACTGATGCACACTCAaagactgagaaccactgctctagtgcCACCAAGGACTCCATGTCAACAACCAAGGCCTACTGCAAATTTGTTGCCAGGAAGGGACCCATGGTAGTATATGCAGCCCAGAGAAACTTGACTGTCACCTTTCAAAAACCTCAACCCAACTCTAAAAAACCTTGAAAAGTAAGATAAGGCTTTGCTTGAGATCTCTTGAGGTTACCAAGGAGGAAATTATGCTGCTAACCTTCCTAAAAGCCCCCTTTCGACACCTCTTCCACCTCCAAGGGTCCTGATCCTCACAGCAGGTATTTGCATCTCTCCCTTGTTCTTCAGCACCCAGAAGTCACCTTTCTTACACAGACTCATCTATATACTACATTCTCCCATTTACATCCTGATTCCACTTCAGCAAACCTTCAATCTTTCTGGAGACCAATGTTCCTTGAGAGGCAGGGAGATAAGAATTTAAAATGCTTATAATTGAATAGTTTTCCCTAGCTGTGTTGATAGCACAGAGTTTAGCTTTGAAATGCCTCCGCTCATAATGAGCTGTGAGTGGCCACACTCAGAGAGGCAATGGAGTGTGAGAGAGTGAAAATAAATCTCAGTTCAAATGAGAGATCCAGCACTTGCAAGCTGAGTGCCCCTAGCATCTCTCTCAGCCCCCCATCTTCTCATCGTCAGTTGTGGCCAACACCATCTCCCTCTTGGAGTCATTGTGAGACCTACAAATAGAGAACCTGTGGCTCCTAAGGCTCAACAATTTACAGATATTGTCATTAAACTCCTCTGATGTGTTCTTGTCAGCAATTGGTTTTAAGACATGGGGACGTAACCAGGGAATAAATGAGTTAAGCAAAGGAAAATTCTCTCATTGCTGGAAAGAGACAATATTGAGGTTTTACAAGGACTTGGTGAGTCATGCCGtgctggggttttttttcctatttcatctATGTATTATAAGAAATGGATAGTGCCTGGCACCTAACACATTCCCCACTAATGTTCATTAACTGAAATAAAGGATAAATAGGCCCACTGTGAAATGGAGACTTAGAAAGACAAATGCAACCAGGCTTTGGTGGTCTTGTACAGATGGGATAAAGATCTGCATTCTCCGGCCTTTTTACATGAAGCTGTTCCTAGGTCCCAAACTGCTGATGCCAAAGCAAAGAGGAGTTCACAAGTCACCTCTGACTCGACAGATTAAAGGGCCTCAGATGAACTCCACATTCCTTCCTAAATAGATGGGGAAATAAACCAgcctcatacccattagcaatTTAAAATGGGTGAATGAGAATATTATTGGAACATGCCTAAgtgtttgcatttctttaaatctTGCTCTCACATATTCATCACTTTAGTCgctattttcatatttcttcacATCAGAATGTTATTTTATAAACTCACTTTTCTTGTCATCATAGTAACTACAGGAATAAGCACAGAGCACACTTTCCTTTCCATCAAGTACGCATTTAAGCacacttttgttgtttttatgaAAACAGCTTATCTTTGAAGAGTCCAGGCTGTGTCTGGAAGTTTCATTTTGAATAAACTTTTTTAACAGCTGTTTGACatgatataaaaatgtatatgttACTGAGGGTGCAGAACTGTTTCAATAGGCAGTGACAGTTGTCCAGAAcataagaaatacaaaatttttttgtCCTGCAAAGCTACTGCTGATGGCAAAGTACACTTCCAAAATGCCCTTAGCTTTACAGCTCTGCGTATTTTTTTTACTGTGAAATCTCTCTTTAAAACTTCCACTGAAGCACCTTTCTGTGTTCATCCATGATCTCTATTCCCCTGAACATACGCTGACTGCTGTCCCAGTATGCTGAATGCTCATGGCCAGAAAGCTACTCACCAGCTCGCCGAAGCATTTCTGCTCTCATCAGTTGAGTTGAGTTGTTTTGTCACCCCAAGCCTGATACATTGTATTCATTTAACTGAATACTATGTAATAAAAAtgaatcactaaaaaaacaattGCTGTCAAATTAGATGTGAGCAagataattaaaaacaatttgagTGTAAATTTGTAAAACTGTGAAAGGATTCTGCAACAGATTGCTTTGCAAGGATTCCTAGTTTCTTTTTCCACAATAGAAAACACACTGGAGCACAGACAGAAGCCTATGTGTATGGCTTAGGCGAGAAAGTTGATACAAATCCACCATCAATGCATTTATACTCAGAGAAGAGACCTTGGTCCTCATCAAAGCCTGGTGAATAAATTTACATACTTAAGTTAAAACGTGGAAGGTAAGTTTGTGCCACCCTTCGCAGGACTTTTCAACACTGGTCCTCATCACAACAAACGAGAGGTGTCTACTGTAGTGATCGTATGGTAGCAGGCCATAAAGTGCCCCAAGTAAATTTGGGGTTCATTGGAAACACAGGAGGAGTGTTATCCATCTTCATATCCCTAGTTATTAACATAAAATTGACACTAAAATTATATCTTGTTGATGGAAGgatgaaagggagggaggagagaaaggtaatgggaaaggaacagaaaaaagaaaggaggatggAGAAGTTCCCTTTTACCATGCCAGGTTTCAGTTTTGGTTTGATTCCACTCGATTTTGTTTTCTATGAAGCTTTGCTCCACTGACAAGAGACAAGGGTGTTTATGAATAATATCCAACTTATGTCTAAACAATTAAGTTAGGTCTTTGACACTCAGACTATCTCAGGCATGGATGGTTTCATTTAGGGAAACAGAAATCTACCGAAGAGAGCGTGACACAAAGAGATTTGCTGTAAGATTCTGTGGATTTACCCAGAGCCCTACAGATCTCAGTGGGGAGCTGGGACTGGAACGCCATCTCTGAGTCCCAGCTGCATGTgacttccctctccccttctttcttttGCGGTAGACACAGGCTGTCCATGGAACCAGAAAACCAAACAGCAGTCTCAGAATTCCTCCTCCTGGGACTCGCAGAAGAACCAGAGCATCAGACCCTCCTCTTTGGGCTGTTCCTCTCCACGTACCTGGTCATTGTCTTTGGAACCCTGCTCACCAGCCTGGCCATCATCACAGACTCCCATCTCCACAcgccatgtacttcttcctctccaatctgTCCCTTGTCGACATCTTCTTCTTTTCTATCACTGTCCCCAAGATGCTGGTGAACCTCCAGACCCAGAGTCAGGCCATCCCCTTTGCAGGCTGCCTAGCCCAGATGTACACATTCCACTTGTTCGGGACCATGGACAGCTTCCTCCTGGCCATGATGGCCATTGACCAGTTTGTGGCCATTGTCCACCCTCTGCGCTACTCGGTCATCGTGAGCCCCCGTATCTGTGTGCTGCCAGTAGGGGGGCCGTGGCTCATCACCAACCTCCAGTCACTTGTGCACACCTGCCTCACGGCTCAGCTGACCTTCTGTGCCGGCTCTGAAATCCCCCACTTCTGCGACCTCATGCCCCTGCTGAAGCTCTCCTGCTTGGACACACACACCAATGAGCTGGTGATCTTTGCTTTCGGCATCATCATGGGTGTCAGCCCACTCTCGTGCATCCTGCTCTCCTACCTGCATTTTCCAAGCGGTCTTCAAGATCCCTTCTGCTCAGGGCAAGTGGAAAGCCTTCTCCACTTGCGGCTCGCACCTCACCATGGTGTCACTGTTCTATGGCACCATCTTTGCCGTGTACTTGCAGCCCACATCTCCCGCCTCCTCCCAGAAGGACAAGGCAGCCGCCCTGATGTGTGGAGTAGTCATCCCCATGCTGAACCCCTTTATCTACAGCCTAAGGAACAAGGACATGAAGATGGCCTTGAGGAAGCCCATCAGCAAAGGAGCCCCCTCTCAGTCCTAGGGCAGAGCAGTGTGGAGTGCCTACAGTGTTGCAGGACCACTGTTGGGTGCTGAGGTCACAGAGACGCATGCCATCCCTGCCCTCAACGTGTTCAGAGTCTAGTGGGGGATAGAGACATGTAAATAAGTCATTACAGTGAGATGTGGTAAACGTGTCACAAAGAGATGAATGAAGGCCTATGGGAACCCAGAGAGAGAGGTGCACATTTTCTCCATGATTTATCTTTCCTGTGAAGATCAGAGTAGCAGGGAAGACTTCAAAGTAGCCTTAAATTAGCCCTCTCTGGGGTATCAGGTTTATGGGATTGCTATGTGGATAATACTCGTTGAATGAAAGATTGGCTACACTCATTTTAATATGGATAAAGATAATGCGTATTAGCCAGTTACATCACTGTGCTTCCTAAGTGACTTGCAGAAGGACTTTGAAAGCATCTGCTGAGATTAGCTCACTTGCTATTCGCTTTGGCAGCCACCAGCCTCGGTCTCACTGGGGGCCCTGTGGCCAAGACTTTGGGAGGGGATTGTTGTCGTCAtcaccacacccccacccccacattggATCACAGGAAACGTGGGCACTTGGCTCGTGGGGACTGTGATTCAGTGAGCTGGCGCTGGACCTGAAATCTGCCTTTTTCACAAGCTCTCCAGGGAACTCATGCAGGGAGTCCACAGAGCACAGTTTGAGGACACAGGCCCTGGACTAGCTCCAGAGCCCATGTGTTTCCTGTGATGTCAATCACCGACTCCAAACCCAATACAATTCTACAGGCACCATTGGCAACAAGCAGATCAGGTGGCCTGGAAAGCATGGAGAGTTAGTGTTAgcagttgaattgtgtcctccagaAAAGATAGGTCGAagtctaacccccagtacctcaggatgtgatcttatctggaaatagggtctttacaaaggcaatcaagttaaaatgaggtcattagggtgggtcctaatccaatacaactggtgtccttataagaagggagaatttaggggccggcccggtggcgcaagcggttaagtgcgcgcgctctgctgtggcggcccggggttcgctggttcggatcccgggcgcgcaccgacgcactgcttggtaagccatgctgtggcggcgtcccatataaagtggaggaagataggcacagatgttagcccagggccgtcttcctcagcaaaaaaagaggaggattggcggatgttagctcagggctgatctcctcacaaaaaaaaaaaaaaaaaaaaagaagggagaatttggacacagacacacacacagggagaaggccatgtgaagatgaaggcagagattgaagtgatgctTCTACAAACCAAGGACTGCCAGA
The Diceros bicornis minor isolate mBicDic1 chromosome 20, mDicBic1.mat.cur, whole genome shotgun sequence genome window above contains:
- the LOC131418980 gene encoding LOW QUALITY PROTEIN: olfactory receptor 1I1 (The sequence of the model RefSeq protein was modified relative to this genomic sequence to represent the inferred CDS: inserted 3 bases in 2 codons): MEPENQTAVSEFLLLGLAEEPEHQTLLFGLFLSTYLVIVFGTLLTSLAIITDSHLHTPXYFFLSNLSLVDIFFFSITVPKMLVNLQTQSQAIPFAGCLAQMYTFHLFGTMDSFLLAMMAIDQFVAIVHPLRYSVIVSPRICVLPVGGPWLITNLQSLVHTCLTAQLTFCAGSEIPHFCDLMPLLKLSCLDTHTNELVIFAFGIIMGVSPLSCILLSYXCIFQAVFKIPSAQGKWKAFSTCGSHLTMVSLFYGTIFAVYLQPTSPASSQKDKAAALMCGVVIPMLNPFIYSLRNKDMKMALRKPISKGAPSQS